From a region of the Colias croceus chromosome 30, ilColCroc2.1 genome:
- the LOC123704774 gene encoding uncharacterized protein LOC123704774 → MDLQSLINHTVMRLSIFLEEVLVTLNDNERESLTLICKWGCDGSQQSRFKQKFTDDADSDANIFISSFVPLKIVCGENNEKTVWQNPTPSSPRFCRPIRFRFIKESTDITKEEISYVENATKSLTPTTVNLDGGEFKFRHIMKMTMIDGKICNAATNTTSTSRCYICGATSKDFNDLSKRNESSPEALDFGISVLHARIRLFESILHLAYKLPVKKYRERRTPEEKLLEQNKKKDIQERFRTETGLLVDMPKANFGNTNDGNTSRRFFEDTELAAEITGINHELIHRLKVIIEAISCGYNIDVAKYDSYALDTAKLYVEQYGWHPMTPTMHKILIHGASIIQKALLPIGQLSEEAAEARNKHFRSYRQNFSRKFSREVCNLDIYQRLLLTSDPLLSSMRTVKRISQKSFLKETIALLVSAEPNEEIDQENSDTDQET, encoded by the coding sequence ATGGATTTACAAAGCCTTATAAACCATACTGTTATGCGCTTATCGATATTCCTGGAAGAAGTGTTAGTAACACTGAATGACAATGAACGGGAGTCATTAACGTTAATTTGCAAATGGGGATGTGACGGCTCCCAACAATCACGGTTTAAACAGAAATTCACAGATGATGCCGACTCTGATGCCAACATATTTATAAGCTCTTTTGTGCCTTTGAAAATTGTTTGTGGAGAAAACAATGAAAAGACTGTTTGGCAAAATCCCACGCCTTCTTCTCCACGATTTTGCCGCCCTATAAGATTCCGATTTATTAAGGAATCTACAGATATAACAAAAGAGGAAATCAGTTATGTGGAAAATGCCACCAAGTCCCTGACGCCCACTACAGTGAATTTAGATGGTGGCGAATTTAAGTTTAGGCATATCATGAAAATGACGATGATTGACGGAAAAATTTGCAATGCAGCAACAAACACAACATCCACAAGTCGATGCTATATCTGTGGGGCTACTTCAAAGGACTTCAATGACCTCAGTAAAAGAAATGAGTCAAGCCCCGAAGCGTTGGATTTCGGAATTTCGGTTTTACATGCCAGGATACGGCTTTTTGAAAGCATATTGCACCTGGCATATAAATTACCTGTCAAGAAATACAGAGAAAGGAGAACCCCGGAAGAAAAGCTGTTAGAGCAGAATAAAAAGAAGGATATCCAAGAAAGGTTCCGGACAGAAACTGGTCTCTTAGTAGACATGCCAAAGGCAAATTTCGGAAATACAAATGATGGCAATACCAGCAGACGTTTTTTCGAGGACACCGAGTTGGCGGCTGAGATAACGGGTATAAACCATGAACTGATTCATAGACTTAAAGTCATAATAGAAGCTATTTCTTGTGGCTATAACATTGATGTAGCTAAATACGACAGCTATGCTTTGGACACAGCAAAGTTATATGTGGAGCAATACGGCTGGCACCCTATGACACCAACCATGCACAAGATTTTGATTCACGGTGCCAGCATTATTCAAAAGGCTTTGTTGCCAATAGGGCAATTATCGGAAGAAGCAGCAGAGGCacgaaataaacattttcggTCCTATCGGCAAAACTTTTCAAGGAAGTTTTCAAGAGAGGTGTGTAACCTTGATATATATCAAAGGTTGCTATTAACATCCGATCCTCTTTTAAGCAGTATGAGGACTGTCAAAAGAATTTCTCAAAAATCGTTCTTAAAAGAAACGATAGCTCTGCTTGTGTCTGCTGAACCGAACGAAGAGATAGATCAAGAAAACTCAGACACAGATCAGGAAACATGa
- the LOC123704521 gene encoding uncharacterized protein LOC123704521: MDSQTSGSSSASGFKVVTRKYLFDQMQSQDLPNFGEKLDYLENNLLECYGVTEESKKTLKHNFSYIKSQMKQRWLKAHKVEEVFLKNNQSWLEGTFEIPIETPRQGRPCKSFADSSERSKRRKTEEIRSSTEPEVIVHAAQVVLQKDGKRDASTVLKDVTKSPTRASKYRKAYSKASDMIAPLTPFQTLKMFVEADLTRQQYEIIRQNKNAIHQKVLYG; this comes from the exons ATGGATTCTCAAACTTCAG GGTCTTCTAGTGCCTCTGGCTTTAAAGTAGTTACTCGGAAGTACTTGTTCGACCAGATGCAAAGTCAAGATTTACCAAATTTCGGTGAAAAACTGGACTATTTGGAAAATAATCTGCTGGAGTGTTATGGAGTTACTGAAGAGAGTAAAAAGACTCTGAAGCATAATTTTTCCTACATAAAATCTCAAATGAAACAAAGGTGGTTGAAAGCACACAAAGTAGAAgaagtttttttaaaaaataaccagTCCTGGTTAGAGGGCACTTTTGAAATTCCTATTGAAACGCCTCGCCAAGGCCGACCTTGCAAATCCTTTGCGGATTCAAGTGAACGTAGCAAGAGGAGAAAGACTGAGGAAATACGTTCGTCTACAGAACCAGAGGTCATTGTACATGCCGCACAAGTAGTTTTGCAAAAGGATGGCAAAAGGGATGCCTCGACAGTTCTCAAAGACGTTACGAAATCGCCGACCCGGGCTAGTAAATATAGGAAAGCCTATTCCAAGGCGAGTGATATGATCGCTCCTTTGACCCCATTTCAGACCCTGAAAATGTTTGTAGAAGCCGATCTCACTCGGCAGCAGTATGAAATAATAAGG CAAAACAAGAATGCTATCCACCAAAAAGTGCTTTACGGGTAA